Proteins encoded together in one Lathyrus oleraceus cultivar Zhongwan6 chromosome 5, CAAS_Psat_ZW6_1.0, whole genome shotgun sequence window:
- the LOC127083524 gene encoding ubiquitin domain-containing protein DSK2b, whose translation MGLEMLSSMFGGLGAGSLAVPNRSNEPPEQLYATQLSQLQEMGFFDTQENIRALIATSGNVHAAVERLLGNSGQ comes from the exons ATGGGGCTGGAGATGTTATCCAGCATGTTTGGTGGACTTGGAGCTGGTAGCCTAGCTGTTCCAAATAGATCAAATG AGCCACCGGAGCAATTGTATGCTACCCAACTTTCACAACTTCAAGAGATGGGATTCTTCGACACACAAGAGAACATTAGGGCTCTCATTGCCACTTCAGGGAATGTTCATGCAGCCGTTGAACGCCTTTTGGGGAATTCTGGTCAGTAG
- the LOC127083525 gene encoding kiwellin, translating into MTLISNLVFLSSIFLFNVMNIPFLITNAQSSCNGPCKTLNDCSGQLICIHGKCNDDPDVGTHTCNNPSPSPPSGGGGGGGNCQSSGTLQCKTKTYPQYRCSPPVSSSTQAVLTFNDFSEGGDGGGPSECDNRYHDNSERVVALSTGWYKGGSRCGKMIRITARNGKSTTAKVVDECDSVNGCDAEHAGQPPCHNNIVDGSVAVWNALGLNTDVGVEQVTWSMT; encoded by the exons ATGACTCTCATATCAAATCTTGTTTTTCTATCTTCCATTTTCCTTTTCAACGTTATGAACATTCCATTCTTGATCACAAACGCTCAATCCTCATGCAACGGACCATGCAAAACTCTCAATGATTGTTCTGGTCAACTCATTTGCATCCATGGCAAATGCAACGATGACCCGGACGTTGGGACACACACATGCAACAACCCGTCACCATCACCACCGAGCGGTGGTGGTGGTGGCGGCGGCAACTGCCAGTCCTCCGGAACCCTACAATGCAAAACAAAAACATACCCTCAATATAGATGCTCTCCACCAGTTTCGTCTTCTACGCAAGCAGTACTCACTTTTAACGATTTCAGTGAAG GTGGAGATGGAGGAGGTCCGTCTGAATGTGATAATCGATACCATGACAACTCAGAAAGAGTGGTAGCACTTTCAACTGGTTGGTACAAGGGAGGTTcgagatgtggaaaaatgattAGAATCACGGCGAGGAACGGGAAGAGTACGACGGCAAAAGTGGTGGACGAATGTGATTCAGTGAATGGGTGTGATGCTGAACACGCAGGTCAGCCGCCATGTCATAACAATATTGTGGATGGATCTGTGGCTGTGTGGAATGCGTTGGGATTGAATACAGATGTGGGTGTTGAGCAAGTTACTTGGTCAATGACATGA